The genomic region TCTTGGCCTGCGCGCGAGACATCGTCCGTCCGGATCCATGCATCGTGGAGCCAAAGGTATCCCTCACGGCTCGGTCGGTACCGACCAGCAAATAGGAGCCGGTTTCCATCGATCCCCCGCAGATGACCGGCTGGCCGATCTTTCGGAAGGGCTCCGGCAAATCCGGATGTCCCGGCCCAAAGGCCCTCGTCGATCCTTTGCGATGTACCAGCAGATCGCCTTCGGCGTAGCGTTCGACCTTGGCGATGTTGTGGGCCACGTCGTAGATGAGCTCCATGCCCAGTTCTTCGGCCGACTGGCCGAAGACGGCGGCAAATGCCTCACGGATTTGGTGCGTGATGACCTGCCGGTTCGCGAACGCCGTATTGGCAGCGCAATTCATGGCCGCGAAGTAGTCTTGGCCTTCCTCCGAACGAAACGGCGCACAGGCCAGTTGCTGATCCTTCACCGAGACACCGTATCGGCGCATGGCTTTCTCGAACACGTTCAGATAGTCGCTCGCGACTTGATGGCCGAAGCCACGCGAACCGCAATGGACCATGACCACGATCTGATCGTGACCGGTGATGCCGAGCGCGGCTGCGGCATCCGGATCGAACACCCGGCCATTCGACACTACCTGCACTTCCAGATAATGATTGCCCGATCCCAATGTTCCGAGTTGATTGATGCCTCTGGCCAGCGCACGATCGGTCACCTTCGAGGGGTCCGCGCCGCCGATGCATCCCTGCTCCTCGATCTTTGCAAGGTCCCGGTGCCATCCGTAACCTTCCTCGACGCACCAGCGCGCTCCCTTGGTCATGACCTCTTCGAACGACGGGCGATTCAATCGGACGAACCCACCCGCTCCCACGCCGGCCGGTACACGACGGAACAATTCGGTCATGAGCCGTTCCAACCTCGGCTGCACGTCGTCCAGCGTCAAATCCGTCCGGATCAGCCGCATCCCGCAGTTGATGTCGTACCCGACGCCACCCGGAGAAATTACCCCGTTGCGGACGTCGAAGGCCGCGACTCCGCCGATCGGAAACCCGTAACCCCAATGTCCGTCCGGCATGCAAAGGGCATAGCGTTGGATGCCGGGCAGGCACGCGACGTTCGTAACCTGGTCGAACACCCCCGAGTCCATGGAGCGAAGCACCGTCTCGGTCGCATAGATGCGCGCCGGCACGAGCATGCCGGACTTTTCCGAGACGGGGATCTCCCAAATCTCATCCGTGATGCGATTGATCAGCATGTCCGTGTTCAGTTTCATGATTGTCTCGAGGAATCCGACCTACACGTCCAATACGACCCGCACCTGCCAGAGACCGTCAGTCTGACGCAACGCATAGAGATGCTTCGTCACTCCCTTCACATCGTTGTGAAGTTCCTGCCGTTCACGATCAACCGGACTGCCGATCAACCGCGCCGTCAGCACCCACTGCTCGCCTTTCCTGACCATGGTCAGCGGCGCATCGTGGAAGACGACGCCGGCCGCATCCTTCCAATAGACGATGTCGGAGAGCCAGTCAAACAGCAATTGAGGCAGGTCTGTGGCCCGGCGTTCGATCCTTTGCTCCCATGACGAACCCACCGTCGCCGGATTTGCCAAGGCCGTGAGCAACGCCTGCGTCGCGGCGCCGAAGATGGCTTGGACCGAGTCGCCTTCGGCGTCGAACGCCACATCTGCCAACGCCACATCGTCAAGAAATCGAAAGGAGAAGGTCATGCCAGTGGGAACCAGGGAAGAAAACGCAGCAACGGATGAGAGGCCAATCAAGGCCAGCAGTGTGTTGACAAACTACGCGATGACCTTGGAAATGGCGTCGCCTCTGAGGTCACTGACGCTATCAGCGTGCCGTGCAGGCTGTTCAGAAAGGCCGTCCAGCAAGGCCGCAGCGAGCGAAGATGCGAAGCGTACTCTTTGCCGTACGTTGAGCCTCTGAGCAATGCGAGAACGCAGCTGGCGGACTTTGTCAACAGCCTGCTAGCCCAGTTCGAAAGTCTTGGGGAAATCGGTCAGGTTGCGGCAGCCGTCGCTGGTCACGAGCACCATGTCCTCGATGCGGACGGCGCCCAAGCCGGGATAATAGAGCCCCGGTTCGACCGTGACGACGTGGCCCTCCTGCAGCAGCGACCCGGTGCGGCTGATGCGCGGAGCTTCGTGGATGTCGAGTCCGACTCCGTGGCCGGTCCCGTGGAAGTAGCCCTGCATGCGGCCGTTGACCAGACCGGTCTTGTAGCCGGCCTTCTCGAACCGGTCGCAAATGCCGCGGTGGATCCTCATCCCGTCGGCTCCGTCCTTGATCTTCGTGATCGCCTCTTCCTGCGCGTCCTTCACGGTTTGATAGAGCCGGACGAGTTCCGGACTCGGCGTGCCTCGGACGACCGTGCGGGACATGTCGGCGAAATAGCGCGTCGTGGCGGAACGCGGAAACACGTCGAAGATGATGCTACGGTTCGCCGGCAACGGCCCGCTGCCTTCGTTGTGCGGATCGCAGGCCTGCTCGCCCCCGGCCACGATCGTGTGCTGGGCGACGCAATCGGCTTCCATCAATTTCACGTTGATCAGCTTCTTGACCCGCTCGGAGGTCAACGGGGAATCCTCGAACCACAATTCGTTCTTGACGATCGTCGCGCGCCGGAGCACGGCGTGAGCCGCAGCCACGGCGGCCTCCGTGGCGCGCTGCGCTTCCTCGATGTGCCGAACCTCCTCGGCGGTCTTCACGACGCGCTGCTCGTAAAACGGATCCGGCTTCGCGTGGACCTGGTATCCCAATTCCTGCAGCCGGGTCGCGTGACGGAAAGGAAAATTCCCCGGCACGAGCACTTGCTTGATCTTGGCGTCGCGCAGCACGACGTGGACGATGTCGGCGCTGCCGGGAGAGGCGACCCCCTGATCGCGCGCCCGCTGTTCGATTTCCGTATAGGACAGCACCCGATCGACCGAGGCCTGGCTTTTCGCCCGGTCTATTTCCAGATCGTTCATGACCAGCAGGCGTTCCCCCTTGATCTCCAGATAGATGAAGGGATCCGGCGCGATGAATCTGGTCGCGTAATAGAGGTTGGCATCCGTCTCGCTGGCGGCGATAAAGACGACGGCTTTGTGTGATTGCGATGCGGATCGAGACATGGTTGATTACCCGCTGGACCTTAGCATGGGGTCCGAAACCGGTCAAGGCGACGGCGCCGGCACGTCCTTGGGCGATGCCTTGTCCTCGTCCGGCGTCATGAGATCGATCGGCAGCATGACCGTGTTTTTCAACACGTCCACGGCGAGTTGGCCCAAGCCGGTCAGCCCGGTGGCGAAGGACTTCATCGGCATGTAGGTCACCTCGGGATCCTCGATGCTGCCCTTGACGGAAAACATCGCGGTCGCCACTCCTTTGCGGTCGCCGGCGAACAAGCGCCCGAACAAGGGAATGGTCTTGAGGAACTGCGAGTAGGAACCGAAGGGGCTCACGGCCCAGACCATATCGCCCTGGTCGGTCGGCAGATCGTAATTGCCGGCCGCGGTGATCTTCACGATCGGGCTGTCGATGATCATGTTTTCCGTTTCGAACAAGCCGTTGCGCACGGTCACCGTCGCGGTGATTTTGTTGTACGGCAGCCCTTCCTTTTCCAGATCCACTTTGCCCTGAAGAACGGCCGGCAGATTCAGAATGCTGATGATCTTCCAGGTCACCCGTTCCTTGGACTTGAAGATGTGGCCGTTCTCGATCAGGATGTCGGCTTTGCCGTTGAGCGTGGGATAGACGCCATGGGGGTTTCTGCCGTGCCCGCGGATGGTCCCCGTGATGCGCATTTGTCCGGTCACCCCGCCCTCGTGTTTTCCCGCGAGCTTGAGGATGTCGCTGACCGGCACGCCGGTGGCCCGCACGGAAATTTCCGCTTCCGCCGGTTCGTGCCGGGGCAGTTGCACGGCGATGCGGCCGGCGATTTCTCCGTCGGTCGACTGGCCGGCGATCCGGTCGACGTCGAGGACGCCGTCCTGGATCGTGATCCGGGCCGAGAGCCCGCCGAACTTGAGATGCTTGTAGTGCCCGCGAGTGATGGCGGCCGTCATGGCGACCCGACTCGTCGCCCCGAGGGTTTCCAGAAATTCCCGCATGGGCGAGCGTTCGCCTTTGGGGATCAGCAGATCCAAATCCATCTGGTTGGATTCGATCTTCCCGGAAATGGCCGGCTTCGTCGCCCAATTCCGGATCATCGCTTCCATCGCCACGTCGCTGTCCATGAGCCGGAATGACAGGCGCTTGAGTTCCGCCGCATCGCGATTGAACTGCAGCCGCACGTACAAATCCTGAATGGGACCGTCCGCGCCGCGCACGTTGACGAGGCCGTTGCTGAGAGCCAGCCATCCGTTGGTTTTCCACGTCCGCCAGTCGGCGTCCTTGCCCTTCACGTCGAGCGATACTTCGACGTTGCCCGCCTCAAATCCGCCCTTGGTGATCCACTCGGGCACCCGGGAAAGGGACACGGTTCCGGTCGCCATCGACGCCTCGACCGACACGCGCTCGCCGAGACGGATCTTGCCCTTCACCGGCAGGCGCAACGGCGGCACGTCCGCTTCGATTTGCGTCAGCGTCAGGCCGCCTTTCTTCTCGACGTGCCCTTCGAAATTGATGGTGGCGGCCGCGCCGACCGGTTTTTCCAGGACGTCAGGCCAGGTGACCTTTGAGTCCGTGAGTACGATCTCGCCCCGCATTTCGGGCGCCGTCGTCAGCCCCCTGAGCGCCACACCGACGCTGGCCAGGCCTTCGACCATTCCCTTGGGAATCTGCTTGACCGGCAACAGCTGCGTCATGTGCAGGGAATCCCCGGTCACCCGCACGAGCAGGTCGCGGAACGAGCTCGTGCTGCCGCCCGTGATCCCGCCCTGGACCTGCACCGTCAGGTCGCCCAGATGGCCGCTGACTTGATCGAACTGCGTCTCCCCTTCGGCCATGACGAATCGCCCGTGAATGGCCGTCATCCGCTCCGGGAGCGCCGGGTGGCTGAGACTGACCTGCTGCGCGGTGATCTCTCCGCCCGCGAACGTGACGCCGCCCGACTGCGTCAACGGTCCGACCAGCCGGAACGTGGGCTTGGCCGTCCCTTCCACGTCCCGAGCCTCTCCCAACGTCTTCGACAATTGTTCAGAATTCACGGTCTTCGAGAGGAACTGCAGCAGATCCGATGCCGCCATCGTGCCCACAATCTCCATTTCCATCCAGGGCCCCGATTCCAGGAACGACACCAACCCCTTGCTGTCCACCATGCGGATTGCGCCGTACTGGCCCGCCAGGTTCGTCACCCGAATTCGGCCCGCCTCGACGAAGACGACCGCCGAGAGGTCCTTGGAAGGGACATGGCTGTCGCCGATGAGCGCCTCCCCTTCACGGATGCGGAACTCTCCGGTCACGGACAACTGCGGGCCTTCTCCGTACGAGCCGGTCACGGTCGCCGAAGCGACCTCCACCTTGCCGTTGATCCGCCGGTCTTCGATCAGGGCGGGCAACTGGGGGTGAAACCATTCAGGGGGAATGCGTTTCAGCAGATCGCTCAGCTGCACCGGTACCGCCGAAAAGGTAAGAGAGAAGGTCGGCTGCGTCGTCAAGAGGCCGGACAGACTCGCCCGGCCAGTCGCGGCGAGCGGATCCAGATTCGCCGTCAGGTCCGACATGACCACGTCATAGCCCGCCACGCCGGGAATCAATCGGATGCCGCTTCGCACGGTGACCATGCCCTGCACGTTCGGAGGGACCGGGCGAGGTCCGAAAAAGTCCGCCAGCTCGCGCAGGCTCAGTCCCGCCGCCTCCACCATCCCCTCGAATTGGAAGAGAAGCGGCGGCCTGGTGGTTTCGCTCATCTCGATCGTCTGCTGATCGGCTCTTCTGATGGCGCCCGCCATCGACAGCGACGACCGTTGCTGATCATGAGTGTGGTCGGCCGAGATGTGCACGTCCGCCTGATTGCGTTCCAGGTGGATGACCAGCGCGGCTTCGACGGATTCCAGCTTCACCGTGCGGACGCCGTCCGGTCTGGCCTCGTCGATCACGATGATCGTTCCGTCGATCACCGTGGCCTCCTTGATACGGAACATACGGGTCATGAGTTGGAGCGCTTCGTCGTCGCTCGTGGGAATGGGGTTGGTACGATCGAGCACGTTCCAGTGACCGGCGGCGTCCCGCCGGAGCGTCAGCGTCGGCTCTTCGATCGTCAGCCGCTTGCCCACGATCTGTTTG from Nitrospira japonica harbors:
- a CDS encoding archease — encoded protein: MTFSFRFLDDVALADVAFDAEGDSVQAIFGAATQALLTALANPATVGSSWEQRIERRATDLPQLLFDWLSDIVYWKDAAGVVFHDAPLTMVRKGEQWVLTARLIGSPVDRERQELHNDVKGVTKHLYALRQTDGLWQVRVVLDV
- a CDS encoding RtcB family protein, giving the protein MKLNTDMLINRITDEIWEIPVSEKSGMLVPARIYATETVLRSMDSGVFDQVTNVACLPGIQRYALCMPDGHWGYGFPIGGVAAFDVRNGVISPGGVGYDINCGMRLIRTDLTLDDVQPRLERLMTELFRRVPAGVGAGGFVRLNRPSFEEVMTKGARWCVEEGYGWHRDLAKIEEQGCIGGADPSKVTDRALARGINQLGTLGSGNHYLEVQVVSNGRVFDPDAAAALGITGHDQIVVMVHCGSRGFGHQVASDYLNVFEKAMRRYGVSVKDQQLACAPFRSEEGQDYFAAMNCAANTAFANRQVITHQIREAFAAVFGQSAEELGMELIYDVAHNIAKVERYAEGDLLVHRKGSTRAFGPGHPDLPEPFRKIGQPVICGGSMETGSYLLVGTDRAVRDTFGSTMHGSGRTMSRAQAKKSVRGEQLQQQMKQRGIVVKAVSMSGLAEEAGFAYKNISEVVETVDRAGITKKVAELRPIGNIKG
- a CDS encoding M24 family metallopeptidase; amino-acid sequence: MSRSASQSHKAVVFIAASETDANLYYATRFIAPDPFIYLEIKGERLLVMNDLEIDRAKSQASVDRVLSYTEIEQRARDQGVASPGSADIVHVVLRDAKIKQVLVPGNFPFRHATRLQELGYQVHAKPDPFYEQRVVKTAEEVRHIEEAQRATEAAVAAAHAVLRRATIVKNELWFEDSPLTSERVKKLINVKLMEADCVAQHTIVAGGEQACDPHNEGSGPLPANRSIIFDVFPRSATTRYFADMSRTVVRGTPSPELVRLYQTVKDAQEEAITKIKDGADGMRIHRGICDRFEKAGYKTGLVNGRMQGYFHGTGHGVGLDIHEAPRISRTGSLLQEGHVVTVEPGLYYPGLGAVRIEDMVLVTSDGCRNLTDFPKTFELG
- a CDS encoding DUF3971 domain-containing protein is translated as MSRTRVVVAFIVLVVVGGITFLLLSPYLTGDDYLKDFFLRQLEQNLGRKIDVHRVKFTVFPKIRLELSQVVIHERNSDQVFLSAKKLDLVLRLVPLLRKQIVGKRLTIEEPTLTLRRDAAGHWNVLDRTNPIPTSDDEALQLMTRMFRIKEATVIDGTIIVIDEARPDGVRTVKLESVEAALVIHLERNQADVHISADHTHDQQRSSLSMAGAIRRADQQTIEMSETTRPPLLFQFEGMVEAAGLSLRELADFFGPRPVPPNVQGMVTVRSGIRLIPGVAGYDVVMSDLTANLDPLAATGRASLSGLLTTQPTFSLTFSAVPVQLSDLLKRIPPEWFHPQLPALIEDRRINGKVEVASATVTGSYGEGPQLSVTGEFRIREGEALIGDSHVPSKDLSAVVFVEAGRIRVTNLAGQYGAIRMVDSKGLVSFLESGPWMEMEIVGTMAASDLLQFLSKTVNSEQLSKTLGEARDVEGTAKPTFRLVGPLTQSGGVTFAGGEITAQQVSLSHPALPERMTAIHGRFVMAEGETQFDQVSGHLGDLTVQVQGGITGGSTSSFRDLLVRVTGDSLHMTQLLPVKQIPKGMVEGLASVGVALRGLTTAPEMRGEIVLTDSKVTWPDVLEKPVGAAATINFEGHVEKKGGLTLTQIEADVPPLRLPVKGKIRLGERVSVEASMATGTVSLSRVPEWITKGGFEAGNVEVSLDVKGKDADWRTWKTNGWLALSNGLVNVRGADGPIQDLYVRLQFNRDAAELKRLSFRLMDSDVAMEAMIRNWATKPAISGKIESNQMDLDLLIPKGERSPMREFLETLGATSRVAMTAAITRGHYKHLKFGGLSARITIQDGVLDVDRIAGQSTDGEIAGRIAVQLPRHEPAEAEISVRATGVPVSDILKLAGKHEGGVTGQMRITGTIRGHGRNPHGVYPTLNGKADILIENGHIFKSKERVTWKIISILNLPAVLQGKVDLEKEGLPYNKITATVTVRNGLFETENMIIDSPIVKITAAGNYDLPTDQGDMVWAVSPFGSYSQFLKTIPLFGRLFAGDRKGVATAMFSVKGSIEDPEVTYMPMKSFATGLTGLGQLAVDVLKNTVMLPIDLMTPDEDKASPKDVPAPSP